The genomic DNA GCAGGCGCGGGAGCGGGCGTACGCGGCGGTCGGACGCATCCGGCTGGACGGCTCCCAGCACCGCACGGACATCGCGCGGGCGGCCGCGGAGCGGCGGTAGGCACGGGGCGGACCCGGGTACGTGCTCCCCGGGCCCGCCGTACACCCCCGAGCACCCCGAACCACCCCCGGCCCTGCCCAAGCCATTCCATCGAGTGACGGCTGCCTCATCCGAATGACGCCCGCGGACACCCCAACTAGGGTGCCGCGCAGGCATTCCGGCACTTGGCCCACTGACATTGCGGTGTCGGTGGCGGGTGTCACAGTGGGGGAGTGAGTAAAACCGCCGCAGGGGTGGAGGGGGTGACGTACGGCCGTGTTCGGTTCCGGATCGGACGGCGGCGACGGGCGCGCGACGCGCGTCGCGGACGCCTTGGGTGAGGAGCGGGGAGCGCGGGCCGCGCGCGCCCGGGCCCTGGCCGTGCTGCGCGTGCGCGGCAGGGCCCTGGCCGTCGCGCTCCTGCCGGCGGCCCTGGCGACCGTACTGCTGGCCGGCGGGGTCACGGGCAGTCTGGAGGGCCCCGGCTGGGACACCGCCCGGTGGGCGGTGTCCGCTGTCGCGGTGGTCGTGCTGCTGTCCGCGGCGGGGGTCGGAGCGGCGATCGCGCGGGCCCGGCCGGCGCTCACGCCGACGGTGGAGATCGCGGAGTCGTCCGCGCCCGACCTGTACCGGATGGTGCGGGACCTGGCGGTGCGGCTGGCGGTGCCCGCGCCGTCCGCGATAGCGCTCACCCCGGACTGCGATAGCTGGCTGGAGGACCGTACGCACCGGGCCCACCGCACCTCCGGCGGGGAGGCGCGCGGGGCGTCGGACGCCGCTCCGGTGCTGGTCATAGGCTCGCCGTTCCTCTGGTGGATGCGGGTCGGCGAGCTCCGGGCGGTACTGGCGCCGGTGGTGGCCGGTACGGGGCCGTCCGCCGACCCCGACATAGCCGCCGCGCGGCGGTTCGTGCGGGGTCTGGACGCCGCTGTGGCGCTGCCCGGCCGACCGGGCCTCGGCGCGGTGCGCCGTCCGGGCGCGCGGGCCGTGGGCGCGGTGGCCCGGATGATCCTGAGGGCCGTGCGGGACCACGCCGCGGAGATGGAGCGGGGCGCCGCGGCCGCCGCGTCGGAGCGGGCGCAGACGGTGGACTACGGGCTGCGGATCGTCGCCCAGGAGCAGGTCGGCCTCGCGTACGCGGGGTGGGACCGGCTGCTGACCCGGGTGGCGCTGCCCGCCTGGCGCATGGGGAGGTGGCCCTCCCGGCTGGACGCGGGCGTCGTCTCGGCCCTCACCGAGCTGTCCCGGCGCGACCGGCTCGCCGAGGGGTTCGCGTCGCGGCTCGGCGAGCGGCCCGCGTGCGACCTGCTGGAGGAGCCGGGTCTCGTCGACGAGGCCGCATCTCTGCTGGCCGCCCGCCTCTTCCACGGCGGGCCCGCCGAGCCGGGACCCGACTGGGCGCCGGTGGACTGGCATCGGTACCCGGAGGAGGTCGTCGACCGGAAGTGGCGCACCGAGGCCGCGCGCCTCCACCGCGTCCTGGATCGCCTGGGCGCCCGTACCGCCCCGGAGGGGCCGACGCTGACCCGGGTCATGGACCACTTCTCGACGGCCGACGGCACGGAGGCGCTGGCGGCGGCGCTGAGCGCGGAGCTCTCCCGCGAGGAGCGCTCGCCCCGCGGGAGCACGGCGGGGCGGGCGGTGCCCGCCGCGTCCGCGCCGGCCGGGGACACCGCCCCGGCCGCGGAGGGCGACCGCGCGGCGGCCGCCGGCCGGAGCGGGGACGGCGCCGGCCCGGACCCCGGCGGGGACCCGGGTTCCGACGCGGGCGCCGCCGCGTCCGCCGGGCCCGCGCTCTCCGTCCCGGCGACCGACGAGCTGCCCCTGCTGCCGCTCCAGCCGCCGCGCAGCGGGCGCGAACTCCTGACGGACCACGTGCTGGCCATGGTGTGCTGTGCCGCCGTGGACACCGCCGGCGCGGCACCCGGACTGGACTGGCTGGACGGCCCCGTACTGCTCGTCGGCGTCGGCGTCGGCGACGGCGACGGCGGCGGCGGGCGTCGGCGGGCCGACGTGACCCCGGGGGTCCACGCGCTGGTCGAGGACGCCGACCCCGCGCCGCTGCGCGACTGGCTCGCCTCCGTCGGGGCGCGCCCCGAGAAGCCCGTGCGCCTCGTCTGACCCCCGTGTGCGTGCTCCCCGTCCGGGCCCGCCCCGCAGGACGTGCGGCACTCCTCGTCCGGCCCGCCCCGCACTTCGGGCGGTACTCCTCGTCCGGCCCGCCCCGCACTTCGGGCGGTACTCCTCGTCCGGGCCCGCCCCGCACTTCGGGCGGTACTCCTCGCTCGGCCTCGTCCCGTACGCCGTGTGGTGCTTCCCGTTCGGCCTCGTCCCGTACGCCGGCTCCGTGCCCGCGGCCCCTCCCCGAAGGCCCGCCCCTCGCATCCGCGCCCCGGTCCCCGAACGCCCACGTTCCGCACCCGCGACCCGTCCCCGACGACCCGCCCGCGCACGCCCGCGCGCGCCCGCGGCCACCCGAATACACGACCACGCGGATACACGGCCACGCGACGCTGCAACACCGCGGTCATGCGACAACGCGACCATGCGGGGCCGCGGCGGTGCGAAGCCGCGGCCATGCGGGGCCGCGTCTATGCGACACCGCGACCGTAGGCCGAAGCGAGCACACGTATACGCGATCACGCGATCACGCGTGTACACGTATCGCGTTTCGGGACATCCCCTTCCGTTCACGCCAATTCGCGACGACGGGTGACGGAGTGCATGCGTAATGTGATGTGCTGTGGACCGGCGTTGAACGCGTCGGAACGGCCGGGCACCGGGGGAGCCGAAGGAGGGGCGCAGCATGGGGGCGGAGCAGGTTCGGCGGTGGGAGTCGGGGGCCCTGGCCCACGCCGCGGACGACCCGTTCGGTCAGGGGCCGCTGCCCTGGCTGCGCGGCACCGAGCAGTACGTGGGCGAGGACGGCCGGATCACCCCCTGGTACGCGCAGCCCGCCCCGCCCCGCGCCGCGCCGGGCGGCGGCCCCCGCGCGGCCGACGACGTCCACCTCCAGATCAAGGGCTTCGCCTCGGCCGGCGCCGTCTCCCCCGGTGAGGCGATCGACTTCCACGTCACCGTCAACCCGCCGCAGCAGTTCTCGGCCGACGTCTACCGGGTCGGCCACTACGGCGGGGACGGCGCCGCCAAGATCACCACCAGTCCCCGCCTCTCCGGCATCGTCCAGCCGGCACCGCTCACCGCCGACCGCACGGTCTCCTGCCACCACTGGTGGCTCTCGTGGCGGCTGCAGGTCCCGTCGTACTGGTCGACCGGGGCGTACGTCGCCGTCCTCACCACGGCCGACGGGTACCGCTCCCACATCCCCTTCACCGTCCGCGACGACCACCCGGCCGACCTGCTGCTCGTCCTGCCCGACCTGACCTGGCAGGCGTACAACCTGTACCCGGAGGACGGCCGCACGGGCGCCAGCCTCTACCACGCGTGGGACGACGGGGGCCGTCTCCTGGGCGAACCGCACGCCGCGGTCACGATCTCCTTCGACCGCCCGTACGCCGGCCAGGGCCTGCCCCTGCACATCGGCCACGCGTACGACGTCATCCGCTGGGCGGAGCGCTACGGCTACGACCTCGCCTACGCCAACGCCAGCGACGTCCACTCCGGCCGCGTCGACCCCGCCCGCTACCGGGGCCTGGTCTTCCCCGGCCACGACGAGTACTGGTCGGCGCCGTTGCGCCGAGCCGTGGAGGAGGCCCGCGACGGCGGCACCTCCCTGGTCTTCCTCTCCGCCAACACCCTGTACTGGCGGGTCGAACTGACCCCGTCCCCGTCCGGTGCCCCCGACCGCCTCCTGACGTGCCGCAAGCGCCGGGGCCCCGGCCGGCCGGCGCTGTGGCGGGAGGCGGACCGGCCCGAGCAGCAGCTGCTCGGCATCCAGTACGCGGGCCGCGTCCCGGAGCCGCGCCCCCTCGTCGTGCGCAACGCCGGGCACTGGCTGTGGGAGGCGACCGGCGCCGACGAGGGCGACGGGCTGCCGGGGCTCGTCGCGGGCGAGGCCGACCGGTACTTCCCGCGCACGGCACTGCCCGCGCACCGGCGCCGCATCCTCCTCGCGCACTCCCCCTACCGGGACGCGGGCGGGGCCGTGCGCCACCAGGAGACGTCCCTGTACCGGGCCCCGTCCGGGGCGCTGGTCTTCGCGTCCGGCACGTTCGGCTGGTCCCCGGCCCTGGACCGGCCGGGTCACGTCGACACGAGGATCCAGCGCGCCACGGCGAACCTGC from Streptomyces sp. MRC013 includes the following:
- a CDS encoding N,N-dimethylformamidase beta subunit family domain-containing protein; this translates as MGAEQVRRWESGALAHAADDPFGQGPLPWLRGTEQYVGEDGRITPWYAQPAPPRAAPGGGPRAADDVHLQIKGFASAGAVSPGEAIDFHVTVNPPQQFSADVYRVGHYGGDGAAKITTSPRLSGIVQPAPLTADRTVSCHHWWLSWRLQVPSYWSTGAYVAVLTTADGYRSHIPFTVRDDHPADLLLVLPDLTWQAYNLYPEDGRTGASLYHAWDDGGRLLGEPHAAVTISFDRPYAGQGLPLHIGHAYDVIRWAERYGYDLAYANASDVHSGRVDPARYRGLVFPGHDEYWSAPLRRAVEEARDGGTSLVFLSANTLYWRVELTPSPSGAPDRLLTCRKRRGPGRPALWREADRPEQQLLGIQYAGRVPEPRPLVVRNAGHWLWEATGADEGDGLPGLVAGEADRYFPRTALPAHRRRILLAHSPYRDAGGAVRHQETSLYRAPSGALVFASGTFGWSPALDRPGHVDTRIQRATANLLDRICKRD